A region of Beijerinckia sp. 28-YEA-48 DNA encodes the following proteins:
- a CDS encoding helix-turn-helix transcriptional regulator, translating into MSIKVRLNVMLAERNAKSKDLAEYVGITEANLSLLKQGKVKGVRFETLERICQFLDCQPGDLLRYEDDGEGAP; encoded by the coding sequence ATGTCCATCAAGGTCAGGCTCAATGTCATGCTGGCGGAGCGCAACGCCAAGTCGAAGGACCTCGCCGAATATGTCGGCATCACCGAGGCCAATCTGTCATTGCTCAAACAGGGCAAGGTGAAAGGCGTGCGCTTCGAGACGCTGGAGCGCATCTGTCAGTTTCTCGACTGCCAGCCAGGCGATCTCCTGCGCTACGAAGACGACGGCGAGGGCGCGCCCTGA
- a CDS encoding alginate export family protein: MTEASHDTVTRQMRCGPLGRSVAWLTAALLAPDLARADDPLLLYNQDGFRLQAHIEAGLNGVVERNLFWDLARVTAPAANINPKKQWFESYVKPGLSFSKALDSNISIYGKLSGVASNTRGIDAFITGNTGRVTLEEGYLGLRVNPVAGPSLDISVGPREFKAGTGMLLANGGTSGFERGALKLGPRKAWEFAALGRLSYAGWTGTAFYLNPNELPSSNSFTKIIGADLRYDGDAGTYAGLTYGHVLHSQSPYPQAALGGIGPPNIINNARDGLNFANLYWRANPLSTVPNLFVTFDGAYEWNRAINLQAWAGRVQIGYTFASLSWMPVLTYSYQTFSGDNPSTTKLERFDPLYFEGSPSAWSTGSKSSMVFINSNANAHQIALRVTPTERDTLTLRYSYIDANQLHSPIQFGQATRVYPTGSSESLVAGVTSRHLADDFFLEYTRKLSSNIYLTAGYSISFPGKGISSIIGSKAPWTGGFVNVVVSY, encoded by the coding sequence ATGACGGAAGCGTCGCATGATACGGTTACGCGCCAGATGCGCTGTGGTCCCCTGGGCCGCTCCGTTGCATGGCTGACGGCCGCCTTGCTCGCTCCCGATCTGGCGCGCGCTGACGACCCCTTGCTTCTATACAACCAAGACGGCTTCCGCCTACAGGCGCATATCGAGGCTGGCCTGAACGGAGTGGTCGAACGCAATCTCTTTTGGGATCTCGCCAGGGTCACGGCGCCAGCGGCAAACATCAATCCCAAGAAGCAATGGTTCGAGAGCTATGTGAAGCCCGGGCTCAGCTTCTCCAAGGCTCTGGACAGCAATATCAGCATCTACGGCAAGCTCTCGGGCGTCGCCTCGAACACGCGCGGGATCGACGCCTTCATCACCGGCAACACCGGCCGCGTGACCTTGGAGGAAGGCTATCTGGGTCTGCGCGTCAATCCCGTCGCCGGCCCGAGCTTGGACATATCGGTTGGCCCGCGCGAATTCAAAGCCGGCACAGGCATGCTGCTCGCCAATGGCGGCACGAGCGGCTTCGAACGCGGCGCACTCAAACTCGGACCGCGCAAGGCATGGGAATTCGCCGCGCTGGGACGGCTCAGTTATGCTGGCTGGACAGGAACCGCATTTTATCTCAACCCCAATGAACTGCCGAGCAGCAACAGCTTCACCAAGATCATCGGCGCCGATCTGCGTTACGATGGTGACGCGGGCACTTATGCTGGCTTGACCTATGGCCACGTTCTGCATTCGCAATCGCCGTATCCGCAAGCAGCGCTTGGCGGCATCGGACCACCGAACATTATCAACAACGCACGCGATGGTCTAAACTTCGCCAATCTCTACTGGCGCGCCAACCCGCTTTCCACCGTGCCAAATCTGTTTGTCACCTTCGACGGCGCCTATGAATGGAACCGCGCCATCAACCTGCAGGCCTGGGCTGGCCGCGTGCAGATCGGCTACACCTTCGCAAGCCTGTCCTGGATGCCGGTTCTGACCTATTCGTATCAGACATTCTCAGGCGATAATCCTTCGACCACGAAGCTCGAACGGTTCGATCCGCTCTATTTTGAAGGCTCGCCGAGTGCTTGGTCGACAGGCTCGAAATCGTCGATGGTTTTCATCAATTCGAACGCCAATGCCCATCAAATCGCCTTGCGCGTCACGCCGACCGAGCGCGACACGTTGACGTTGCGCTACTCTTATATCGATGCGAACCAGCTCCACAGCCCCATCCAATTCGGGCAGGCCACACGTGTATACCCCACCGGCTCTTCAGAGAGTTTGGTCGCCGGCGTCACCAGCCGGCACCTCGCGGACGATTTCTTTCTTGAGTACACGCGCAAGCTGAGCTCCAATATCTATCTGACGGCCGGGTACAGCATTTCCTTTCCGGGAAAAGGGATCAGCTCGATCATCGGCTCCAAGGCACCGTGGACGGGAGGCTTCGTCAATGTCGTTGTCAGTTACTGA
- a CDS encoding serine hydrolase, whose translation MSLSVTDVKSSGLAMSLGLVLGLVTSAHAQQTAPLSASESDPSRLGWMVGSPPPEDKIIRVDGDYFSFPKLRWTVCHFRQLMPTIGVSRGLGDPVPLARKIDGAIDALTFTPLGGDKPMTWAQSLAANYTDGIVILHNGTVVYERYSGCLDQAGQHGAMSVTKSLTGLLGEMLVAEGRLDEKAKVGTIVPELAASAFGDATVRQVLNMTTGLHYSEDYADPKADVWIYSAAGNPLPKPAGYSGPRSYYEYLQTVRKEGEHGVAFGYKTINTDALGWVIARVSGKSVANLLSERIWSKMGAEQDAYYTVDSIGTPFAGGGLNAGLRDMARIGQLLLNGGVLNGQRLVPEAAIARIRAGGDKAAFEKAGYSLLKGWSYAGMWWVSHNKNGAFMARGVHGQAIYVDPTAHMVIARFSSHPQAGNAANDPTSLPAYEAVAQHLMQR comes from the coding sequence ATGTCGTTGTCAGTTACTGACGTGAAGTCCTCAGGCCTTGCCATGAGCCTCGGTTTGGTTCTCGGTTTAGTGACGAGCGCCCATGCCCAACAGACGGCCCCGCTCTCCGCCAGCGAGTCCGACCCCAGCAGGCTTGGATGGATGGTCGGTTCGCCACCGCCCGAGGACAAGATCATCCGTGTTGACGGCGACTATTTCAGCTTCCCAAAATTGCGTTGGACGGTCTGCCATTTCCGCCAACTCATGCCGACGATAGGAGTCAGCCGCGGCCTTGGCGATCCCGTGCCCCTGGCGCGCAAGATCGACGGAGCGATCGATGCACTGACGTTCACGCCGCTTGGCGGCGACAAGCCGATGACGTGGGCGCAATCGCTCGCGGCCAATTATACCGATGGCATCGTCATCTTGCACAACGGCACCGTCGTTTACGAACGCTATTCCGGTTGCCTCGACCAAGCCGGCCAGCATGGCGCCATGTCGGTGACGAAATCCCTCACCGGGCTTTTGGGCGAGATGCTGGTGGCGGAAGGTAGGCTCGATGAAAAAGCGAAGGTTGGCACGATCGTGCCCGAACTCGCCGCCAGCGCTTTCGGCGACGCCACTGTGAGACAAGTCCTCAACATGACGACCGGCTTGCACTACAGCGAAGACTATGCCGATCCGAAAGCCGACGTCTGGATCTATTCGGCAGCAGGCAATCCCCTGCCCAAGCCAGCCGGCTATTCCGGCCCGCGCAGCTACTACGAATATCTCCAGACGGTGCGCAAGGAAGGCGAACACGGCGTTGCCTTCGGCTATAAAACCATCAACACCGACGCGCTGGGTTGGGTCATCGCGCGGGTGAGCGGAAAGTCTGTCGCCAATTTGCTGTCGGAACGTATCTGGAGCAAAATGGGCGCGGAACAGGACGCTTATTACACCGTCGATTCCATCGGCACGCCGTTTGCCGGCGGCGGTCTGAATGCTGGCCTGCGCGACATGGCGCGGATCGGCCAACTCCTCCTCAATGGCGGCGTCCTCAATGGCCAACGCCTGGTGCCGGAAGCCGCCATCGCGCGCATTCGCGCCGGGGGCGACAAGGCGGCCTTCGAAAAGGCGGGCTATTCACTTCTCAAGGGCTGGAGCTACGCCGGCATGTGGTGGGTGAGCCATAACAAGAACGGTGCCTTCATGGCACGCGGCGTCCATGGACAAGCCATTTATGTCGACCCGACCGCACATATGGTCATCGCGCGCTTTTCCTCGCATCCACAGGCAGGCAATGCCGCCAACGATCCCACCTCCCTGCCCGCCTATGAAGCCGTCGCCCAACATCTGATGCAGCGGTGA
- a CDS encoding NADPH-dependent FMN reductase: MKKIAVLVGSFRHASINQRFAHALERLATGRLQFEYIDIGALPHYNEDLLAQKPMPAAAFRQAIAASDGVLIVTPEYNRSFPGVLKNALDWGTRPYPENVWKGKPAALTGASGGAAGTAVAQSQLRSLLPVLDLHVMPQPEVYLQYKPDLISDDFHITNDSTRAFLQGFIDKFVTWIGA, encoded by the coding sequence ATGAAAAAGATAGCCGTTCTTGTCGGCAGCTTTCGTCATGCATCGATTAATCAGCGCTTCGCCCACGCTCTGGAGCGGCTCGCCACCGGGCGACTCCAGTTCGAATATATAGATATCGGCGCCCTTCCCCACTATAATGAGGACCTGCTGGCGCAAAAGCCGATGCCGGCTGCGGCCTTCCGACAAGCGATCGCCGCGAGCGATGGCGTGTTGATCGTGACGCCGGAATATAACCGCTCGTTTCCCGGTGTGCTGAAGAATGCGCTCGACTGGGGCACGCGCCCCTATCCGGAGAATGTCTGGAAAGGCAAGCCCGCCGCCCTGACGGGCGCATCCGGTGGCGCTGCCGGAACGGCCGTCGCGCAATCGCAATTGCGCAGCCTTCTGCCGGTACTCGATCTGCACGTCATGCCGCAGCCGGAAGTCTATCTGCAATACAAGCCCGATCTGATCAGCGACGACTTTCATATCACCAACGATTCGACGCGCGCCTTTCTGCAGGGGTTCATCGACAAATTCGTCACCTGGATCGGTGCGTGA
- a CDS encoding (2Fe-2S)-binding protein yields MRKLSLTVNGKAIDPVDVPETMMMQDFLYEYLNLTGSRMGCGQGICHACTVIVDGDDGSLREVRTCITGAHWFAGKKVRTVEGHATRDASGAITALSPVQQAFIEHFSFQCGYCTPGFVTGATVLMDELKRKPVRRADLERTISDALDKHICRCTGYVRYFDAVRDVILKTPGLVKA; encoded by the coding sequence ATGCGCAAATTGTCTCTGACCGTCAACGGTAAGGCCATCGATCCCGTCGATGTGCCTGAAACGATGATGATGCAGGACTTCCTCTACGAATATCTCAACCTCACCGGCTCGCGCATGGGCTGCGGCCAAGGCATCTGCCATGCCTGCACGGTGATCGTCGATGGCGACGACGGGTCTTTAAGGGAAGTGCGGACCTGCATCACCGGCGCCCATTGGTTCGCCGGCAAAAAGGTGCGCACAGTTGAGGGACATGCGACGCGCGATGCTTCCGGCGCCATCACCGCTTTGTCGCCGGTGCAGCAGGCCTTCATCGAACATTTCTCGTTCCAATGCGGTTACTGTACGCCAGGCTTCGTCACAGGCGCCACGGTGCTGATGGACGAATTGAAGCGCAAGCCCGTGCGGCGCGCCGATCTCGAACGCACGATCAGCGACGCGCTCGACAAGCACATCTGCCGCTGCACCGGTTATGTCCGTTATTTCGACGCGGTGCGTGACGTCATCCTGAAAACTCCCGGCCTCGTGAAAGCTTAA
- a CDS encoding DoxX family protein, giving the protein MEFTFLRPWAPQLLSLLRIFAAASFLTHGLMKYFSWPGPFPGQLTAPFYIAGVLEIVGGILLLIGLFSRPVAFILAAQMAVAFFVYHFSRNFFPVLNGGEAAMLFCFIFLYITAAGPGPWSVDAATRRE; this is encoded by the coding sequence ATGGAATTCACCTTTTTGCGCCCCTGGGCGCCGCAGCTCCTGAGCCTGCTGCGCATTTTCGCCGCCGCGTCCTTCCTGACCCATGGCCTGATGAAATACTTCAGCTGGCCGGGACCCTTTCCAGGGCAGCTGACCGCGCCTTTCTACATTGCTGGCGTGTTGGAAATCGTCGGCGGCATCTTGTTGCTCATCGGCCTGTTCTCGCGACCGGTGGCTTTCATCCTCGCCGCCCAAATGGCCGTCGCCTTCTTCGTCTATCACTTTTCGCGCAACTTTTTCCCCGTGCTCAACGGGGGCGAAGCGGCGATGCTCTTCTGCTTCATCTTCCTCTACATCACCGCCGCCGGTCCAGGCCCGTGGAGTGTCGATGCGGCGACACGGAGAGAGTAA
- a CDS encoding cytochrome c: MSARKLLWAVVLLVVCGALVAGSIFFGLFGKSVVAKDIDQPLSPEQMKTLAQRGAYVAVAADCYACHTTTGGAPWAGGLPFKTPFGTIYSTNISSDPDHGIGNWTRAEFHRAVRDGVGKGGRHLYPAMPYASYRKMTPDDVDAVYAYLMSRPPMKVANPANELTFPFNIRQGLTFWNLVNLSGDTQTKDAARSDLWNRGRYLVDALAHCGECHTPRNITQGVSQSRYLQGALLEGLVAPDVTKDGLTRMGFTPQLLASFMKSGLSAQGAMTNQMYEVVHFSTQYMTKDDLDAMSAYLFGLDALPQETTPPALPKPIAVAADVATSARGTYLGLCASCHGAEGQGIPHVVVPLATNASLRLASARNLIHTTLNGIPARRFPGLERMQPMPAFKDDLDDRQMADLANWMRATWGGEPPNVKTEDVAAIRKGD; encoded by the coding sequence ATGAGCGCAAGAAAACTGCTGTGGGCCGTGGTCCTGCTGGTCGTCTGTGGCGCTCTCGTCGCCGGCAGCATCTTTTTCGGTCTGTTTGGAAAAAGCGTGGTGGCCAAGGACATCGATCAGCCCTTGTCGCCCGAGCAGATGAAAACCTTGGCGCAACGCGGCGCCTATGTCGCCGTGGCGGCAGATTGCTATGCCTGCCACACCACGACGGGCGGCGCGCCCTGGGCCGGTGGCCTGCCGTTCAAGACGCCGTTCGGTACGATCTATTCGACCAATATTTCGTCGGATCCGGACCATGGCATCGGCAATTGGACCCGGGCGGAGTTCCATCGCGCCGTGCGCGACGGCGTCGGCAAGGGTGGCCGCCATCTCTATCCGGCCATGCCCTATGCCTCCTATCGCAAGATGACGCCCGACGATGTCGACGCGGTCTACGCCTATCTGATGAGCCGGCCGCCGATGAAGGTGGCCAATCCGGCCAATGAGCTCACCTTCCCCTTCAATATTCGCCAGGGCCTCACCTTCTGGAACCTTGTCAATCTGTCTGGCGACACCCAGACGAAGGATGCGGCCCGTTCGGACCTGTGGAATCGCGGCCGCTATCTCGTCGATGCGCTGGCCCATTGCGGCGAATGCCACACGCCGCGCAACATCACCCAGGGTGTGAGCCAGAGCCGCTACTTGCAAGGCGCCTTGCTCGAAGGCCTGGTCGCGCCCGATGTCACCAAGGACGGGCTGACGCGCATGGGGTTCACGCCACAGCTGCTGGCAAGCTTCATGAAGTCCGGCCTGTCGGCGCAGGGCGCGATGACCAACCAGATGTATGAGGTCGTCCATTTCTCGACCCAATACATGACCAAGGACGATCTCGACGCCATGTCGGCCTATCTGTTTGGCCTCGACGCCCTGCCGCAAGAAACGACGCCGCCCGCGCTACCGAAACCGATCGCGGTGGCCGCCGATGTGGCGACTTCGGCGCGCGGTACCTATCTCGGCCTTTGCGCCAGCTGCCATGGCGCTGAGGGCCAGGGCATTCCCCACGTGGTGGTGCCGCTCGCCACCAATGCCTCGCTGCGCCTGGCCAGCGCGCGCAACCTGATCCACACGACGCTGAACGGCATCCCGGCCCGCCGCTTCCCCGGCCTCGAGCGCATGCAGCCCATGCCCGCCTTCAAGGACGACCTCGACGACCGCCAGATGGCCGATCTCGCCAATTGGATGCGCGCCACCTGGGGCGGCGAGCCGCCAAATGTGAAGACGGAGGATGTGGCGGCGATCCGCAAGGGCGACTAG
- a CDS encoding EF-hand domain-containing protein, giving the protein MKTFQKVAMLAAAVSTLVLPALATSASAQDRRGGSSSSGLGSGPSDVVLTTASDWGGQGGVYTCDQWKAYLTRLFNQADVKRHGFIEAREFETIKRSSPLFERAEFGFFGADAKGRLNRQAFVNQRSLFFARYDKKGSCSVSSAELATATAAEQKSAPSGFSGGRGGRGGGGSGGGGGGFGGMSLGGVGGRF; this is encoded by the coding sequence ATGAAAACGTTTCAAAAGGTGGCGATGCTTGCCGCGGCTGTGTCCACGCTCGTGCTGCCCGCCTTGGCAACAAGCGCCAGCGCGCAAGACCGGCGCGGCGGCAGCAGCTCCAGCGGGCTCGGCAGCGGTCCAAGCGACGTGGTCTTGACCACGGCCTCCGACTGGGGCGGACAAGGCGGCGTCTACACCTGCGATCAGTGGAAAGCCTATCTGACCCGCCTGTTCAACCAGGCCGATGTCAAACGTCACGGTTTCATCGAAGCGCGGGAGTTCGAGACCATCAAACGGTCGAGCCCCCTGTTTGAACGGGCCGAGTTCGGTTTTTTCGGTGCTGATGCGAAGGGCCGGCTCAATCGCCAGGCTTTCGTCAATCAACGCAGCCTGTTCTTTGCCCGCTACGATAAGAAAGGCAGCTGCAGCGTCAGCAGCGCCGAGCTGGCCACCGCCACGGCGGCGGAGCAGAAGAGCGCGCCTTCGGGCTTTAGCGGCGGTCGTGGCGGCCGAGGCGGTGGCGGCTCCGGTGGCGGCGGAGGCGGTTTCGGCGGCATGTCGCTGGGCGGCGTCGGCGGCCGGTTTTAA
- a CDS encoding DUF2975 domain-containing protein, translating into MSAEAVSDTVRSQRLARIRRLSRLLVTACTATSVLLTLALLFYWATTPTPALLRAQAGVNGADTIELGFVIRALAFLISMVPLSALIYGLMNARQCFAAFAAGHIFSAETAGRLRNFAVAIIASAVLKPFAGAALSVLLSWHGSPGTKSLVFNVGSDTLLGMIFGGTVALIAWVMREAMTIADENAQFI; encoded by the coding sequence ATGTCTGCCGAAGCTGTTTCCGACACTGTCCGTTCTCAACGCCTGGCGCGTATTCGCCGCTTGAGCCGCCTTCTCGTCACCGCCTGTACCGCCACGTCGGTCCTGCTCACTCTGGCGCTCCTGTTCTATTGGGCCACCACGCCGACGCCAGCCTTGCTGCGGGCTCAGGCAGGCGTGAACGGTGCGGATACGATTGAACTTGGCTTTGTCATCCGCGCGCTGGCTTTCCTCATTTCCATGGTGCCGCTCTCTGCTCTGATCTACGGGCTGATGAATGCGCGGCAGTGCTTTGCCGCTTTCGCCGCCGGCCATATCTTTTCGGCCGAGACGGCTGGCCGGCTGCGGAACTTCGCTGTCGCCATTATCGCCTCGGCGGTCTTGAAGCCCTTTGCCGGAGCGGCGCTTTCAGTCCTGCTGAGCTGGCACGGTTCGCCCGGCACGAAGTCGCTCGTGTTCAACGTCGGGTCGGATACGTTGCTTGGCATGATTTTCGGCGGCACCGTGGCTCTGATCGCCTGGGTGATGCGCGAGGCCATGACCATCGCCGACGAAAACGCGCAGTTCATCTGA
- a CDS encoding molybdopterin cofactor-binding domain-containing protein, giving the protein MKTHVSRRDVLKAGVAAGVAIEVSFLSSAQAQLIETPPLPGPDWLKADGRPKYRLDAIAKVTGEKTFSRDYRARDLEGWPKEQSHAFLLHATKADRIFEGVDLSLLGDDLKPDKLILHEDLAADGIVTPVPGGFYGDVFLVPKGQTARLLGQPVALLIYRDFARYDAAKRLLRFNDKVVRYGAQAPYSHPAHYGAARYVRIDGGNPDAEDRYSPFKDTVIFAGFNGDAPAWPKPGDGDAMARGMAAADEIKKDIDSAGPDTLVLKHEYFSQSVDASAMEPDNGNVWYEASTGTLHAMIATQSPYEVAEVAATLVSKSKFPLKKVDLKVGYTVGYGTKDHSIFPFFCVVAALYGDGRPVRLANDRYEQFQMALKRHAFWMDNALVIDRKTGKFRAMTGHFKIDGGGRMNFSPSVAFVGATAAQSIYYLPKSDFSAAALASRAVDAGSTRGYGTLQSMSATEMMIDEAAELLGIDAIELRLRNVFKSGMKNTQGAIPAGALRNEEILAKARQHPLWTEKAKKKAAYEAANPGKKYGVGYGHVQKDYGTGAEAALATVEFDAKGKLTFAHVAHEIGTGTTTSQAIMVRDILGKVPDKTEYGKVEWPQMPLETTDEPYTMSQADEDKRKQNPRWTPTFTSPMSATNSVYYLGHATREAARALLDLAIWPAARSLWSRGIGGGVIAPFSVRREELRLDRGVINAGGMPPLTFEQVAAEAHRLGLVTGVTVHTFNRWQWAEAEFDIAGNRHKMPIDALALKYGDGASADNKALMTLSGWQFVERASIDYPPTQRNNAGVTYYAPMATLAELVIDTGTGDVTLLSHHSIMECGTQVVPELVSGQIQGGIAMGIGHALKEYLPLYEDGPGNGTWNWNRYELPHSADVAVWSQTSEILAPLSSSDPPKGIAEVVMIAIVPAIANGIAHAIGKRFYDLPITSDKIRGALS; this is encoded by the coding sequence ATGAAGACGCATGTATCGCGCCGGGACGTTCTCAAAGCCGGCGTGGCGGCCGGTGTGGCGATCGAGGTGTCGTTCCTCTCCTCGGCGCAGGCGCAGCTCATCGAGACGCCGCCGCTTCCCGGACCCGATTGGCTCAAAGCTGACGGCCGACCGAAATACCGACTTGACGCGATCGCCAAAGTCACCGGCGAAAAGACCTTTTCCCGAGACTACCGCGCGCGCGATCTCGAAGGATGGCCGAAGGAGCAATCGCATGCCTTTCTGCTGCACGCGACCAAAGCCGATCGGATCTTCGAAGGTGTCGATCTCTCGCTGCTCGGCGACGATCTGAAACCTGACAAACTGATCCTGCATGAAGACCTTGCAGCCGACGGGATCGTCACGCCCGTGCCCGGTGGTTTTTATGGCGATGTCTTTCTCGTGCCCAAGGGGCAGACGGCGCGCCTGCTGGGACAGCCTGTAGCGCTGCTGATCTATCGCGATTTCGCCCGCTATGACGCTGCCAAGCGCCTGCTGCGCTTCAACGACAAAGTGGTCCGCTATGGGGCGCAGGCGCCCTATTCCCACCCCGCGCATTATGGCGCGGCGCGCTATGTGCGTATCGATGGCGGTAATCCGGATGCGGAAGATCGTTACTCCCCGTTCAAGGACACGGTGATCTTCGCCGGCTTCAATGGCGATGCGCCGGCCTGGCCAAAACCAGGCGATGGCGATGCCATGGCGCGCGGCATGGCGGCGGCCGACGAAATCAAGAAGGATATTGACAGCGCCGGCCCCGACACGCTGGTGCTGAAGCACGAATATTTCTCGCAGTCAGTCGATGCCTCGGCGATGGAGCCGGACAATGGCAATGTCTGGTACGAGGCTTCGACCGGCACCCTGCATGCCATGATCGCCACGCAATCGCCCTATGAAGTGGCGGAGGTGGCGGCGACCCTGGTGTCGAAATCGAAATTTCCGCTGAAGAAGGTCGATCTCAAGGTCGGCTATACGGTGGGCTACGGCACCAAGGATCATTCGATCTTTCCGTTCTTCTGCGTCGTCGCCGCGCTTTACGGCGACGGCCGGCCGGTGCGGCTTGCCAACGACCGTTACGAACAGTTCCAGATGGCGCTGAAGCGCCACGCCTTCTGGATGGACAATGCCTTGGTCATCGACCGCAAGACCGGCAAGTTCCGCGCCATGACTGGTCATTTCAAGATCGATGGCGGTGGTCGGATGAATTTCTCCCCTTCGGTTGCCTTCGTCGGCGCGACGGCGGCGCAGTCGATCTATTATCTGCCGAAGAGTGATTTCTCCGCCGCGGCGCTGGCCTCGCGTGCTGTCGATGCCGGATCGACGCGCGGCTATGGCACGCTGCAATCGATGTCAGCGACCGAAATGATGATTGATGAGGCGGCCGAACTGCTCGGCATCGACGCCATCGAGCTGCGTCTGCGCAATGTGTTCAAATCGGGCATGAAGAACACGCAAGGCGCCATCCCCGCGGGCGCGCTGCGTAATGAAGAGATTCTGGCCAAAGCGCGCCAGCACCCGCTGTGGACGGAAAAGGCGAAGAAGAAAGCCGCCTATGAAGCCGCCAACCCCGGCAAGAAATATGGCGTCGGCTACGGCCATGTGCAGAAGGACTATGGCACCGGCGCGGAAGCCGCACTTGCCACCGTGGAATTCGACGCCAAGGGCAAGCTGACCTTCGCCCATGTGGCGCACGAAATCGGCACCGGCACCACGACCTCGCAGGCAATCATGGTGCGCGACATTCTCGGCAAAGTTCCCGACAAGACCGAATACGGCAAGGTCGAATGGCCACAGATGCCGCTCGAAACCACCGACGAACCCTATACGATGTCGCAGGCGGACGAAGACAAGCGCAAGCAGAACCCGCGCTGGACGCCGACCTTCACCTCGCCGATGAGCGCCACCAACAGCGTCTATTATCTCGGCCATGCGACGCGCGAGGCGGCGCGCGCTTTGCTCGATCTCGCCATCTGGCCGGCGGCGCGATCGTTGTGGTCGCGCGGCATCGGCGGCGGCGTGATCGCGCCCTTCTCGGTGCGACGCGAGGAGCTGCGGCTCGATCGTGGTGTGATCAATGCCGGCGGCATGCCGCCGCTCACCTTCGAGCAGGTGGCGGCGGAAGCGCATCGCCTCGGCCTCGTCACCGGTGTCACCGTGCATACGTTCAACCGCTGGCAATGGGCGGAAGCGGAATTCGATATTGCCGGAAATCGTCACAAAATGCCGATCGACGCCCTGGCGTTGAAATATGGCGATGGCGCCAGCGCCGACAACAAAGCGCTGATGACGCTCTCCGGCTGGCAGTTCGTCGAACGCGCCTCGATCGATTATCCGCCAACGCAGCGCAATAACGCTGGCGTCACCTATTACGCGCCGATGGCGACATTGGCCGAGCTGGTGATCGACACCGGCACGGGCGATGTCACCCTGCTCTCGCATCACTCGATCATGGAATGCGGCACGCAGGTGGTGCCGGAACTGGTGTCGGGCCAGATCCAGGGCGGCATCGCCATGGGTATCGGCCACGCGCTGAAGGAATATCTGCCGCTCTACGAAGATGGGCCCGGCAACGGCACCTGGAACTGGAATCGCTATGAACTGCCGCACTCGGCCGACGTGGCGGTGTGGTCGCAGACATCGGAAATCCTGGCCCCACTGTCGTCAAGTGATCCGCCCAAGGGCATAGCGGAAGTGGTGATGATCGCCATCGTGCCGGCCATCGCCAACGGCATCGCCCATGCCATCGGCAAGCGCTTCTACGACCTGCCGATCACGTCCGACAAAATCAGGGGGGCGCTGTCATGA